From the Xiphophorus maculatus strain JP 163 A chromosome 20, X_maculatus-5.0-male, whole genome shotgun sequence genome, one window contains:
- the LOC106700166 gene encoding protein FAM217B-like isoform X1: MGSILQERVAQRCVERLCIGDREWKKKAPRSTSRPNVAGTKMGRRQSQRKFPQPQCPIQGQENNHEKKPQRRKHNSNTSSTKCSAPQHSSAQGTSMFQPAAPEEDRMKIKVSSAHADENRKHTHPGLRASKHTAALLDHGLPHPSPDQQEELSPQEDSDTDLSESERLPLSSRPLAPRLELRPEVVEDGDAPSHCRTVRGRDFPDFLPPPFNSWSLSQLAVFYNTEGRGAFRPRPTGPLERYLERLLQLEWHQIQTVQAEHGTQDIPGGTSSCQRSSAATPAPTRLSSPKCILQCQRAFPLSFLSSLAGHAALLAGGTSGLCRICSSSCSASCCRSTHCHRHLSRLSPDGSRGPLPRPKRSYSESRVHSSDRRLRTQRSGSPSSSSSYLRRMQASGNIRNPIQAGPGRGHSSARGRDEPDWTAGVLRKRSGSEQRRGGGRRLNRSETSRSSSESRTGRAERGESAGWAEQEVTGVSVRLPGSRHPPVQRPSRSKQVEFVT, translated from the exons ATGGGCAGCATCCTGCAGGAGCGGGTAGCGCAGCGCTGCGTGGAGAGGCTCTGCATCGGCGACAGGGAGTGGAAGAAGAAAGCTCCGAGAAGCACCAGCAGGCCCAATGTGGCCGG GACTAAGATGGGGAGGAGGCAGTCACAAAGGAAGTTTCCACAGCCGCAGTGCCCGATCCAGGGTCAGGAAAACAACCACGAGAAG AAGCCACAGAGAAGGAAACACAATTCTAACACTTCCTCGACCAAATGCAGCGCTCCGCAGCACAG CAGCGCTCAGGGAACCTCCATGTTTCAGCCAGCGGCCCCTGAGGAGGACAGGATGAAGATCAAGGTGTCATCAGCACACGCTGATGAGAACAGGAAGCACACGCACCCAGGGCTGAGGGCGAGCAAACACACAGCAGCCCTCCTGGACCACGGCCTGCCTCATCCCAGTCCTGACCAGCAGGAGGAGCTCTCCCCCCAGGAGGACAGTGACACAGACTTGTCCGAGTCAGAAAGACTCCCCCTGTCCTCCCGTCCCCTCGCCCCGCGACTGGAGCTCAGGCCTGAGGTGGTGGAGGACGGAGACGCCCCGTCTCACTGCCGGACGGTCAGAGGACGGGACTTCCCAGACTTCCTCCCTCCACCGTTCAATTCGTGGAGCCTCAGTCAGCTGGCTGTTTTCTACAACACGGAGGGCAGAGGGGCCTTCCGGCCCCGGCCCACGGGCCCCTTGGAGCGGTACTTGGAGAGGTTGCTGCAGCTGGAGTGGCACCAGATCCAGACAGTTCAGGCGGAGCATGGGACACAGGACATACCAGGAGGGACGTCCAGTTGCCAGAGGTCCAGCGCTGCGACCCCGGCCCCGACTCGCCTCAGCTCTCCCAAATGCATCCTGCAGTGCCAGCGTgccttccccctctccttcctgtcctcACTAGCCGGACACGCTGCCCTGCTGGCCGGCGGTACTAGTGGTCTATGCCGGATCTGCTCCTCCAGCTGTAGCGCATCATGCTGCCGCTCCACCCACTGCCACAGACATCTGTCCAGACTGAGTCCGGATGGCAGCAGAGGGCCCCTGCCGCGCCCCAAAAGGAGCTATAGTGAGAGCCGGGTCCACTCCTCAGACAGGAGGCTCAGAACCCAGCGGTCCGGCAGCCcctccagctccagcagctaCCTGAGGAGGATGCAGGCTTCAGGAAACATCCGGAATCCCATCCAGGCTGGTCCAGGAAGGGGCCATTCCTCTGCTAGGGGCCGTGATGAGCCAGACTGGACAGCGGGAGTACTAAGGAAGAGGAGTGGCTCCGAACAGAGGAGAGGTGGAGGGAGGCGCTTGAACAGATCAGAGACGAGCCGGAGCAGTTCAGAGAGCAGAACAGGAAGAGCAGAGCGGGGCGAGTCCGCTGGCTGGGCGGAACAGGAAGTCACTGGAGTCAGTGTTCGTTTACCCGGGTCCAGACATCCCCCTGTCCAGAGGCCGAGCAGGTCCAAACAGGTTGAATTTGTTACATGA
- the LOC106700166 gene encoding protein FAM217B-like isoform X2: protein MGSILQERVAQRCVERLCIGDREWKKKAPRSTSRPNVAGTKMGRRQSQRKFPQPQCPIQGQENNHEKKPQRRKHNSNTSSTKCSAPQHSAQGTSMFQPAAPEEDRMKIKVSSAHADENRKHTHPGLRASKHTAALLDHGLPHPSPDQQEELSPQEDSDTDLSESERLPLSSRPLAPRLELRPEVVEDGDAPSHCRTVRGRDFPDFLPPPFNSWSLSQLAVFYNTEGRGAFRPRPTGPLERYLERLLQLEWHQIQTVQAEHGTQDIPGGTSSCQRSSAATPAPTRLSSPKCILQCQRAFPLSFLSSLAGHAALLAGGTSGLCRICSSSCSASCCRSTHCHRHLSRLSPDGSRGPLPRPKRSYSESRVHSSDRRLRTQRSGSPSSSSSYLRRMQASGNIRNPIQAGPGRGHSSARGRDEPDWTAGVLRKRSGSEQRRGGGRRLNRSETSRSSSESRTGRAERGESAGWAEQEVTGVSVRLPGSRHPPVQRPSRSKQVEFVT, encoded by the exons ATGGGCAGCATCCTGCAGGAGCGGGTAGCGCAGCGCTGCGTGGAGAGGCTCTGCATCGGCGACAGGGAGTGGAAGAAGAAAGCTCCGAGAAGCACCAGCAGGCCCAATGTGGCCGG GACTAAGATGGGGAGGAGGCAGTCACAAAGGAAGTTTCCACAGCCGCAGTGCCCGATCCAGGGTCAGGAAAACAACCACGAGAAG AAGCCACAGAGAAGGAAACACAATTCTAACACTTCCTCGACCAAATGCAGCGCTCCGCAGCACAG CGCTCAGGGAACCTCCATGTTTCAGCCAGCGGCCCCTGAGGAGGACAGGATGAAGATCAAGGTGTCATCAGCACACGCTGATGAGAACAGGAAGCACACGCACCCAGGGCTGAGGGCGAGCAAACACACAGCAGCCCTCCTGGACCACGGCCTGCCTCATCCCAGTCCTGACCAGCAGGAGGAGCTCTCCCCCCAGGAGGACAGTGACACAGACTTGTCCGAGTCAGAAAGACTCCCCCTGTCCTCCCGTCCCCTCGCCCCGCGACTGGAGCTCAGGCCTGAGGTGGTGGAGGACGGAGACGCCCCGTCTCACTGCCGGACGGTCAGAGGACGGGACTTCCCAGACTTCCTCCCTCCACCGTTCAATTCGTGGAGCCTCAGTCAGCTGGCTGTTTTCTACAACACGGAGGGCAGAGGGGCCTTCCGGCCCCGGCCCACGGGCCCCTTGGAGCGGTACTTGGAGAGGTTGCTGCAGCTGGAGTGGCACCAGATCCAGACAGTTCAGGCGGAGCATGGGACACAGGACATACCAGGAGGGACGTCCAGTTGCCAGAGGTCCAGCGCTGCGACCCCGGCCCCGACTCGCCTCAGCTCTCCCAAATGCATCCTGCAGTGCCAGCGTgccttccccctctccttcctgtcctcACTAGCCGGACACGCTGCCCTGCTGGCCGGCGGTACTAGTGGTCTATGCCGGATCTGCTCCTCCAGCTGTAGCGCATCATGCTGCCGCTCCACCCACTGCCACAGACATCTGTCCAGACTGAGTCCGGATGGCAGCAGAGGGCCCCTGCCGCGCCCCAAAAGGAGCTATAGTGAGAGCCGGGTCCACTCCTCAGACAGGAGGCTCAGAACCCAGCGGTCCGGCAGCCcctccagctccagcagctaCCTGAGGAGGATGCAGGCTTCAGGAAACATCCGGAATCCCATCCAGGCTGGTCCAGGAAGGGGCCATTCCTCTGCTAGGGGCCGTGATGAGCCAGACTGGACAGCGGGAGTACTAAGGAAGAGGAGTGGCTCCGAACAGAGGAGAGGTGGAGGGAGGCGCTTGAACAGATCAGAGACGAGCCGGAGCAGTTCAGAGAGCAGAACAGGAAGAGCAGAGCGGGGCGAGTCCGCTGGCTGGGCGGAACAGGAAGTCACTGGAGTCAGTGTTCGTTTACCCGGGTCCAGACATCCCCCTGTCCAGAGGCCGAGCAGGTCCAAACAGGTTGAATTTGTTACATGA